The DNA segment TCTGGAAGCACTTGTCAAGTTGTGCCCCGATGATGTCAGGAATCAGCCGCTGCAAAACTTCCCCAGACTGGACAATGGTGCGATCGCCTTTAAACACAAAATGGAAAGGAAATGCTTTTGCCAGCAACTGAGGTGACAAGGTGAACTGAGGCTGCATCAAAGGTTCAGTTGGGGTTGTACTGGATAGTGAACTCATCATGATCTGCACCATCAGACTTGCTTTGAGTCTGGGTGACTTCAACATCCGTATTCAAGTGTGTGCCCAAGCCTTTTACCAATCCCACCACCATCGGCGCTAGTCCGTCTCGATGAGAATGATAGTGAAGATGCAGCGTTTGTTCCTCCAATTCCTCACAGGCAAAAGATGGTGGCTGAAGTTTTGGAAAACTGACTCCGACCCGGGTATGCAGGTCGTCTAGGTTCTGTAAAAATTCGGGCAGCGTATCACCGCTCATGGCCATCAGTTCACCATACCCTTCCTCAGAAGTGTATTGCACCCAAAACTCGCCAAAGGCTTGCATGATTGCTGAAGCAGGTAAATCCAAAACCAGGCTCGCAGCCTTCACCAGTCTGTGGGTCAAGTCATCTGGGTAAGACTCCATGCTGATAAACGTATCAATCTCGACTTCCGCTTTACGCTGGATCTCATTCCAAGTTTCTTCACCGAAACGAGCACACACCATGTCGTGAATTGCTTTGTTGACTAAGCCGTACATAAAAGCTCCTGTGGTGCTGTTTCAAACTGCTGCGTAGTTTGCCTACAATCCCTCTGAGATTAGGTTGCTCGAAAGTTGATCGACAAAATACTCTTTCTATAGATTGCCCACTTCTGAAGTGAAGAGGTCTACCCTCTATACCATGTTAAATCAGTTCTTAAGTGTCAGGAAAAACTGTGAAGCGATCGTCTCAGAATCTGCTCTCATTCCTTCAAGCTAACACCTAGCGTAACCACGCCCTAAGTTCTTGGAGTTGGATGGCCGCCAGACTCATGCTGTGGTTAGCTGCGACTTGCCCAACCGAGGCTGCTCAGCACCGTCTCGGCTTCTCCTTTAGAACCCAAGACATCCGCGACCCTCTCCTCTGCCTCTTTCACATACCTACTTTGTAGGTAACTCTCCTCATCCGTCAGATCATCACCCGCCCCAACGACTACATCCCCAATGATGGCGAACGTCGTCACCATTGCCTCCAAGCTCCTGAATAACTCATTGGCATCCCAAGCTCCCCGTCCATGCAGCGCGTACAAAATCCTGCTAGAGGAGCGTGAGAAGATGAAGGGATCGCCGCCCTGATAACCGACAACGAACCAATCATCCGACCAACCCTCGAACCGCTCCATTGTCTTGGGGTGGAAGCGGTACCCTGCCTGAAACT comes from the Trichocoleus sp. FACHB-46 genome and includes:
- a CDS encoding heme NO-binding domain-containing protein: MYGLVNKAIHDMVCARFGEETWNEIQRKAEVEIDTFISMESYPDDLTHRLVKAASLVLDLPASAIMQAFGEFWVQYTSEEGYGELMAMSGDTLPEFLQNLDDLHTRVGVSFPKLQPPSFACEELEEQTLHLHYHSHRDGLAPMVVGLVKGLGTHLNTDVEVTQTQSKSDGADHDEFTIQYNPN